Within Larus michahellis chromosome 5, bLarMic1.1, whole genome shotgun sequence, the genomic segment ATTTTCATTGAGTTCATTCTCAGAATATAGTGCAATGTCTACTAAAATGCATTACATTAGAGCTTATATTCTTAGGCACTaagaacaaatgttatttttcagtttctattACACAGCAAAATTTGCTGAAGTGTTGCAAAGATTTTCCTTTGCAGGGACAAAGCAGAGATCATGATAAGTAGACACAAAGAATTAACATCACAAAACCATCACTGGTATTTTTAGCAGTTAAGTCACTCTTAAAACATGAAGGGAGTGACACTGGCTTAAGATTTGGTGCTAATGAAAACAGCTACCCTCAGTCCAATAAAGCCACTCTGAAGTACTTTAGTATATACTCCATGGATTTTTAATGCCAAATATTCCATATCCTTATCTAATGGTTGAAATATGTTGCCTTAGCTTAATAAGGAACCTGTGggtaaaaataaaagagaaaggcaaaacttTTAAGCATTCTTCAAATATGACCGAGTAGTAACAAGGAAGCAGGAGAACGAGTGTCCTTGAGGAAAGGAACCTTCCCAAGAGCTCACCTAATTGCATAGAAAAAGATGCTCTTCAGCCTCTGTTAAGTAGTAAGGAGAAAGACAATTTAATTTAACGTCTGCATATAGCTGAACCGCTCTGTCCTGTGAAATGCTCTTCACAGAGTCCGAGGGCTTATGTACTACTAAAGGCACACATGCAGCTTTTGGCTGACATAATTATTTCCTTGTTTGCTTGGCTACTAGCAGTTagattaaaagaatattttaatctTCCAAAGGCTGGCTTTTATCTTCAGCAAACACTTGTCAATTCTGAAGGGgaagaacagaggagaaaaatccaGACGGACCAGAGGGGTGAACACAGTTTACCCACAGAGTAATCACATTACTCATAATATTGTGCTCATTAAAAATGCTTgattaagtacaaaaaaaaataagattatttgaTAAGGCTTTTAACTTTTCCTGTGCAAAACCTGatatgtaatttttctttccaagatgaAGCCCAACATTTGGTATGAGGTCCACACAGCTCAACAGCACTTAAGTGTCTAAATCTTACTGACTTTACTGGAGAAAGCCCGTTAAATGTTTAACCTTGCATGGACGCCATCACAGAACTTGTAAAATGCTACAGTGCCATAAATATATTTCCTTAAATAGTATGCGTCTCCTGGGAGTTTTCAGTTTTCTCCAAAGTGCTAGCAGACAAGTTTCTTCTAAAAGCTCCAcctgcaagagaagaaaacaattgAAAAACAACCTAAATAGCAAAATTAGTGTTAGGATGAATACGCCAATTGAAAAGTTAGCAGATGCTttgaaatggaacaaaaatgcCACAACTGCATGAAGTGGTTGCCATGCATTTCAAGTTTAGCACGTGAAATCCGAAACAGGAGGAACTAAAAATTCAGCTGGTAGCCATGAAAAGGATGGACAAACACATGGACAAACTGACAAATCACATCACAGCACAAAGCACACAAACTTTGAGAAGGATCCTAGGAATGGAAAGTGTCACGTAGCTTCAGTGCACCAGTACCTTACGTTTTTGTTTACCTGATAGCTTACAATGGATGTGCAAGAGCTCAACTCAAAATTTTGACTTTGACTATCAGCTGTATATCTACTACTTTTTTATGTGCCACtaagcatattttaaataaaactcaaCTGATGAAATGGAGGCTGCTGAGAACATGGACCTTGGAGACATGGAGAAGACATGCTACAACTTCAAATGATGCAGCCAGCAAGACACTAGGATAAGCTGAAACACTGTTGAGGTCGCTTCAAGGAAATACTAAGCGCATGTcagtttatggggaaaaaaatccctgaactCTAGAGTAGCAGTGAACACAAGCAACCAGCAATATTATGTCATTCGGGGACTGCCCAACTCAGGAATTCCATCTCATACAGGAACTCTCAGTAACAGAGGTTGAAGTCAGGCCACAAAGCGCAAATCTACTGCCTCCAAATGCCGGAACAAACCTTTTCTGACAGCAGCTAAACACACATTCGTGTCTACCCTCTTCCTCTGCATCTGAAGATCTGAGCCAAGTTCTCCAAAACTATATGCTATTTGTCATAAATTTATTGGCTGGAGACACACAAGTCTTAAGTGCTGCTTATCTGTTCAGTTTCAGTAAGTtaaacagtaataatttattAGATGTCTGAAATAAGTAATTGAAGTTAAGGTCTAATTACTACCTGTTCATATGTGAACAGCTTTTCATCACATTGGACAAAACCTGATCTAGAGCCACACTAGGGAACAGTATCACAGTCTTTCAAGCaagatctgtttattttttgtagtGCACATCAAACAGGCCTGGCTAGTTTCCCAGATGATTTACAAAACAGTTCTGTTGGACTGAAGAGACCTTTACAAGAGATTCCACGGAGCCGTTTCTCTGCTATTAGAACATTTGTTTACAGAAAGGGCAATACTTTCATCCCAAGGGAAGTTTTACAATAAAAAGCTGCCATAGATggacatttaaattttttatagcTATACTATCATATCCCTCTAGAGAACAGCTTATTTTTAGATTAAAGTAGTAATGGTTTAAATTTAGAGAACAACTTTTAGGTAATTACAGGGAACAGCTTTCTTAtttaggagaggaaaaacaaattagaaagaaaatggGACTACAAAACATTTTTAGATTGATTTCAAaagatgccttttttctttttttttttttaatcaaagtgcACTGgaattaacttcatttttatgtacgcctttttctttctatttctaatgtttaaagaagaaataactaGTCTGCCTTTAAGTCAAAAATCGTATTACGAACAGTCTGATCATGCTACCATTagagatacagaaaagaaaaaatagtcacAGGAGTAACAAAACAATTAGCTGGGCATGAAAATGCCAATACAGCCAGTGAAGAAGAGGTTATCTCCTACGGCCTTTAGCtgatattgatttttaaaaagggaagaaaggaaaaagaagcaacagcaaaaaaccctGACCACAAAAAGATAGTTCTGAATCAGAAAATAAGACTAAAGTTTGTCTTTCACTGACATCTGTAGATCCTTCACAGATTACAGAGCAGCAGTGAGACAGCGGCCAATAGAAAGCTATGATTTGCCAAAATTTgccacagaacaaaaagcaaaacaaaaaccccacctatCCTTACAGCCTGTTACCTACCTCCAAGGCAGGGCGAGCTGTACTTACACTGGCTTTGACAAGCATTTTCCAGTCTGGTCTTCCAAATGTCCAGCAATAAAGACACAACATCTTATTCCAACTTCTTAATTTTTGAAACATGAACTCCACCTCCTTGCAAATTAGCCTACTACTTACCACCTTACCCACTGAGCAAAACAAACAATTTACTTCATTACCCTCCACACCTTTTTAAACATTTGGAAGCACAGCACATCTCCAAGTCTTTATTCCTCTATGGCAATGGTTCCAAAAAAATTGGTATAATTTCATGATGAGGCAGAGTCCAGACAAACACATCTGCTTGGTTCAACAGTTATACCTGTGCTGCCAGTTAAGGTAGGGGGGAAGTATCCCATTGCATACCAGCTGTCTACTTTGTCTTCCTTTCTAAATTGATACAATTACAGAATGTTTTCTTAACGAATAAGCAGTGGGATATAAAGAAGAGGCCACATCTTGTTCTTTGGCCTTTCAGAATTTAACCTCAAGACACTTGAGTGGGTTCAGGTGCTGTTACATTTTTAAACATACCCGATTTCCACTTGTGTATTTCCCTCTTATGTTTGAAGTTACTGAGTGTTTGAAACTGGACCAAGCTGACACAACATGACTTTATCCTCTCTCTCAGCATACATAGAGTTCAGCTCTGTGCACTTTGTTCACTTTCATCAAATACAGTGCCTTTATTTTGTCACCCCAGAACCCTTTCTTTCCCCAAGGGTCAAGCTCTGTATTTTGAATCCCATTTGTGTAATATCACCTTTCCCCTTCAGATTATCAATCAGTGTGTCCTCAGTTAGAAGCAAACCATATTATCTTAACAGGgtatttccccccctgcccccctgccattcttaactgttaaaaaaaaagtcaggggtGCATTCCAAAACTATGCCAGACACGTTTATTGACACGCTCAAGTGAACTGCTTGAGGTACCCCATTAAGTTTAATGACTCACAAGAAAATCCCTGGTTTAGTAACCTACCATAGATCCCTGCGACATGAGCCTTTTCATGTGTCTCCACTCTTTTTAGCCAAAGCTCCACTCATCTATCAGAGAAGTACTTAGTAAGCAGTCACCTTATACAGgcacacagcacagggcagcaagCATAAGGAAGCAGCACTGTAGTTATTCCAGAGACGCAGCTGTCAGCAGCGTTTGTCTCTTGTGGGTAACAAGCACATTACCACTAAATCTGAACCATCTGAAACATTATTGCCAAAAAGTAATATgcagatattttatttcttggaCCAGTGATGCCACCTCTGCTCAGTAGTTTTTATTTCAACACCTACTCTAATTACAAAGTCTAAATGAACAATTAAATAAGAATTGGGTGGATAATTTAACCTTTACCAATTTATCATTAACTCAGTGATCAAATGTAATTTTTGCAGACTTCTGTAGAAACTTTTGAAATTGAAAGAGGAGTTTTCACACAGAACTGATACATTTTTTGACTTCACTTCTCTTTACTGGTGACCTTCACTTATTTCACAACATACCACTTCCAATATTAGTTCCCAGTGTTCGATACCTGCAGTTTATTCTGAGCTTCTCCTCTCTTGTGCCTCCGGTTTCCCAAGCGTGGCGGGTGTTTCGCTGTCTTCCTGTTTTGTAGGTGTGACCGGCATATCACCATTGACACTCTCCACACCACTAACAGACATCAGGCTCTTCCGTTCCTTGGAATTCGATTTGTGCTCCACTTTCGTGACTCTAAATCTGAGGTAAGCAAAAGAAAGATTCAGTTATATTTTTCTAGAGATTAGTTAGATCCTTCTCAGTACCCagtgcagggacagggacacgtTTTCAGGTCCCAAGACCTAGACAGACACCCAACAGGGACCCAGCTTCACTTTGGAGCAATCTTCCTTCCTATTACCTACATGTACTTTTAATACTACTGCCGAATCACACTTTCTCAGGGAATTGTGATTTAAAGTAGAATTCACAGATTGCATACTACTTCATAGAACAATAATTTTCTAAGACAACTACAACATAAGCTAGGAattagaaaataacaaaacagaatggTTTCCATAGCTAACACTTacttgagaaaaatcaaattcagAAACAGAGGAATTTATTAGTGTGCACTCCTTGTTTCTTTTTAGCCAGTATCAATAGCGCAATAGCTTTGGATTTATATCTGTGGTAAATCCCCATCTATTTACAcagatctaaaataaaaataaatcacatttacTTCTACCAGAAATAACTTCAGACAAATAGTAACAGGCTTACAAAAAACAATCACTGATGCTATAAACAGAGTAGATTCAACAGAAATCTGATGCAACATGGGTCACTGTAGCATCCCTAAGAAAAGTATACAATGACAGAAGTCTTACCTTCCTACAGAAAGGACTGTAACTTCTCCAAGACGACTTCTTCTGTGCTCTTTAGATTTGTGCGCTGGCTTTATAAGATGCCATCGTTTGTGGCTACAACGAGTACAAACATCCTTTTCTATTACTCCTCCAACAGTATGGAAGTGATGGCCTTTGCAGCTGTGTTTAAATGGAACAGCACCCGGTGACAAAGGAGACCCTGGACTCACTGGACTCCCAGGAGAGGTAGGTGATAAAGGGCTGTAGGAAAAAGTGTAAAGGAAATTTGGTGTTTACTATAAAATCCtgtttcttaaaaaggaaaaaaggacaaaatataaCCTTCAGTTATGTCTAgtaaatagctatttttttcagGGACCATTTATTTGTGAGGATGTTTGATTTAAGGTTCCCTCCAATATCatatttttgcagttaaaaatcacttccaaaaattaattcagctgcAGCCACGTGGTTAAGGTAACTaacacaaagggaaaggaaatgaggaggaaaaaaaaaaagagaggctaaAATAGAAGAGAACAGATTACATGGACTTATACTGATGAAGACATCTAATTAGCTGATTAAATTCACACTTGGAAAACTACAGAAAGTATTTCAGAATTGTTACAGTATCTTTAAGAACTCACAGAAGAGCACAGTCCCACAATACTGCACAGGCAAAACTAAAACTTCTGCCATGAAAAGGAATCAACAGATCATTCAGCTTAAGCTTCAGAAAAtcgtttttttaaaagaaagaaagaaaaagcagtacaACCTCCAAAAGGCATTTATTGAGAATATCTAATCAAATCAATCTAATTATAttctaaaacagaaaagcagatagCATAGATAGAAAGCAGAGTATGTACATTTTTGGACTTCAGCATCAGTTTTGACACTGTCTTGCAATGCATTCTCCTAAAGCAAGCTAGAGCTCAGTGCATTAAAGGCCAAATTACTGTAGTGTAAGATAGCACaacttgttaagaaaaaaaaaaaaaagaacaagacatACCAGAAAGTTGTGTATCAGCAGCCTACTATGAAACTGGAAAGACATACTAAATGTGGCTACTTTGGTCCTGATGATACTAAGTGTTTTAAATAGTTCCTTGGGTAATGGAAAAGAATGGCTAAAGTACCCATTAATTTGGGTCTAATTTCTGTCATCCATAGTGACTTGTAGGTGACAAGATGAGAAGTTCGGACGATCAGAACAGAGCATGTGCGTTAAAGGCACATTCACACATAcataaatcttattaaaaatactGGATCTACTGCAGTAAGAAAAACACAAATTTCAGTGCTTTAGTAGAAAAAATTAACAAACACAGATTAAAAAGCAACTAGCCAGATAATCATTCTTAAGAAACAGAAGGTGAAGATCAGAAGCTCAACATGAATCATTATGATGTTGGTGCTTAAAACGGACAAATTTCACAGTGGAGATAACAGGAATATAACCTGTGAACCTGAAGTTACATTACTCAGCATTAATCACGCCTCAACTGAACATTTCATCcagctttaaaaattttattttaagaaaaatactaaGAGACTGAAGAGACTCcagaggagaacagaaagaacaaattacagaaataaaatgtgccATTAAGAGACTGGCGTTACTTggatgcttattttaaaaacaaaaaatattgacAGAAGACATTCAATGGTCttcaaataaataagaaaatgctaTAAGGGAAATAAAATCTGTTCGACATCCGACGCAAAGACAGGAACTGATGGCTTTAAGTGGCAGAAGTGCAGATCCTACTTAGCCATTACTATTCCTATAGTTAAGAAGAGTTTCAGAGCCCATTGAACGTACTGTGAAATACAGTGGATTTGCACTTGAGTAATTAAAGCTTTAGCAGTATCTGTCAGAAATTATCTAAGAGCAAACaatcattttttccttcccctactctttgtattttaattcatCACTGAAACAATAGTCTAAGACTCCCAAAATAACAGCAAGCATACCTATACCTACACAAAAAGACTGAGTTAAaattcaaacaaatatttctgctgcaccataaagtttaaaaataattcctatacTTAATAAGAAAAAACCTGAACTTACAAGAGGAGTTCAATAACCAAGTCTCACACTGTTAAACCACGAGGTAAGTGGTTACATACTCAACTATTTGTTTTGCTAAAACTATACACTCCCACTTCTTTTATTAGTGACACAGTACTACTTGAACCTTCGTCTTCTCTGCCTTGAATATGAACATGGGACTATATATGAAGAGTATTTAGAGTACTAAAGATACAGTTTAAAGGTACTTATGCACAGATACAAGTACTTTCACACAAATAATGCGTCTGCAGCTGAAGGGCTGAACTACTTTACATAATTCTCTGAATAGgcatgcagtaaaaaaaaaaagaggtaagtcAGCCAACGTATATTATTACCACaactataaagaaaaaagtaagccagaaggagacacagaaagagaTGTCTCTTAAGTTAGCATCCATACACAAATGAAATGAGTGCTGCATATATTCTTTCAAGTCAGAGTAGCTTTGGACTAAGGCAACTTGTAAGTAACTTCACCCTAAAGCAAACAAGTATTTGCAGCCTCTGGAAATCTTCAGCCCTAAAAGCAATAAATCAGTGTTACACACCTGGAACACATATCCAGAAGAGCCAGTTGCTAACCCAGAGCATATATTAAAATTTAGTGACTCAGAGACACCACAAGGAATCAACGTATCATCTTCTTAGCTGATAATTCAGCTAATACCCTTTGAAAGGGTACAGTTTTAGTTGCCTCAGGAAACATACATTAAAAAGATGAGTAATTACCTTTCAGGTTCAAAGACACTGCTATCTGCTACCATGGCCTTTAACACATCAGCATTTGCTGCAATGAGAATAAATAGAATTCTTCAAAATTGCACAGCTCTAactttagaaaaaacaaacagcaaaattaaaggtcctcaaagaaatttcttctaaaagaaaGATGACTGCATTACGTATATCTCCAAAAGGGCATGAGAGCAAATTATGCAAAGAAGTGTTAATATAATTCTATGAAGTTTTCTTGAGCTACTAAAATTACAATTCATATTGCAGTCAAAGCTCTGCCCCAATACAAGCCATATAACATAGCCATATGCATAACACTCCCAAGCAAGATCTCTAAAAACTTTGAAACATGCATTTGACCACAGGAATATCACCACCTCGCATGtataaagcaatgcaaaaaaaacaaaaaaccacacccacAAAAAACATGGGGACCTAATCCCAACCTCGAGCAAAAATACACAAGCTCAAAGCCCTAACAGTTAAGGGCggggaacaacaaaaaaaacaaccacacaaacCCGACCCAAGAACAGGTTTTCCAAAGGATTAGTCTTCATTCAGAAGCAACTCAAAGCAAGTTCAATGCTTAGGAGAACTTCGATTTATACAAGTGTAATATTAAAAGGCTACAGGTTCTTACACTATAAAAACATGCAGTCTCCTAAATGTTTCTTCAACTGGGCAAATATGTTCTGAACTAACCAGCCTTTCCATAGGCTACTTCAGTGTAATCTTATTTTTTCAGTCATATCTTCTTTATCCTTTACTTTGCACACACAACGCATGAAGATACCATGTTCAAAATTCAGCATTAGCACTAGTCTACCCTATTGTCTCAATTGTGCACAAGCCTTTCATCAGACCACAGCTGCAGGAATCGTTTCAAGACAACAAGTTTAATCTGGTCAAACCATAAACATTTCACATGCTTTAAACATTGCCATTAAGAAAGCAACTTTTAGTTTTTACTtcactaacaaaacaaaaacatgaaccaaaaaaaaaacaaacacccaaataGTTAAAATATCAAGAAATGCATGAACCAAACTTACCATACAAATGAATTTTCAGGTAAGCAAAAAACTTCCCtattttttttgaagttattgCCTTCTGATGGCAATCTCAAAGAGTTAAGCATGTACAAAATGGTTATTAAATGAAAACACATGAACATACCATACTTCAGAATATctgaaaaaacatatttgttaTAGAACACCATCACAAAGGCTCATAACTTCAACATTGCAATACTATACCTTCATTTTTCATAATGTAGTTAACAATTTGTCCCACAGTGTCGCTATTTTCATGTATAGTTTCATTCATTTCTGTGCAAGGAGATAAAAATGTTGTCAGTATCTTGGCCTTATAAatcaagaatttatttattttaaaacaaagtaaaaacaaaagaaaaccccaagccaaagcaaaaaaaacaacaaaccacacacacCAGAAAAAGTTACATAAAGAAAAGACAAGGTCTATTGTCACTTTAGAGAGAAAGCTTATATAAGACTTTTTAATccttatgcagaaaaaaatataaacacaagTTTATGGAATCTACATATCGGCTCTAACATATTTATCCAAGAGCTGAATAAACTCAATATTTTCACAAGCATACATCAAAATTCCTTCTCTAGCTCATACGGAGACAAACAAGAGAGCAGCATTTCTAATCCTAACTACAgggaggaaacaaacaaaaatcgtTAAACTGTCTCAAGTCACTATTCTAAAATAGGTATTATCATCTTCTAGTATAAGAGGGATTCAATTTAAGCCTTTCACTACAGCTACAAGGACATAATATTtgacttttttaattaaaaaaatctcctatGACTACAGGAGCAAGGGATTTAAGAAAAGAAACCTCATGACCATACTTAAACACTTTTGGAATCGATTGCACCCATTAACAATACTGGAAGCCTCCCCAGAATAACCTCAGAAGGCAGAGAAAGatcaggaagagaagcagaacaaCTAAAAGGCACAGCTCTGCCCTTCCCTAATAATTGTTATGACtatctttaccaaaaaaaaataaaatcaatacacAGGACTGAGGCAAGTTTGATAGGCAAGACCCTAAATTTGTCTCTTAGTAGTAATTTAGGGGCTTACCCATCTCTGTACCCACTCTTCATCCTCATACCTACAACCTCGCAATGCAACTTCGACACAGCTGCTAACCCAAACTAAGACCTAAGAGTTGTCCGCCTTTCATTTCCGCTCGCCTTGCTGTCACAACTCAGGTGAACTAACAGATCAGACAATCCCACTCATGCATACATGCCCCAGGTGGGAATTGCTTAAGAACATGCTGACACATCATTTATTACTGCCCCACACGGCTCTACCCTTACTGCAGAGCCACTGTAATTTGCACTTGTTATGAACCTACTGACGGTAATTAATTGGGAGAAAGGAAGAGGCCCAAATATTTACAAGTGACTTAGCCCTTGTATTTACTTAGCCAAATGATATACTGGGTTACTACAGCTCTTCCCAAGTGATAACACACtttcttggtttgtttgggtttttttttttccccaagtaagaGAAGACAGGAATAAGGAACCATAAAGACAAgagcacaaacaaacaaatgttagaacaaaaccaaagataCCTTTAAGAAAAAGTTATAAGCACACACATTACATAAACCAGAACGGAGACAGTCAGTCCAAAGGCTCATTTTTATGAGAGGGGAGATGAGAATGATAGCACAATAGGAACAAATTAAGATTGCTAAACATAAAACTAAGATTTTAGGCTTTAAAAGGCAGTTTTTTGTCACTCCTCAGATAGAGCTATGTATAATAATGCTGTTACTAACAGCATGTGGAATGCAGAAAAGTAATCTGGTGACTCCAATTGCAGTGTATAGTTGCAAACAAATACACTGGGTACTTTGATCCCTCTGTAAGCTCTTAATTGATGTTAGAGGACTTGCGTGGGAAATTGGAACACTCCTAGTTTTGACTGGCAAAGATCAAAACCCAACAGACATATaatggtaataaaaatatttttcttaatactgCTTTGATGTCAAATATAGACAGAGAAATTACAGAAGTCTCACAATAAATTACTCCATAGTAGTTGCAATGTACAGAAATAAGAAGTTGTTTACTATACTTGTTGATTACCTATTTTTTCatcaactttttcttcttcttctacttCTTCAGCCTCTGTCGTACAACGATATCCCTTTTTCTTAAGGACATGACAGATGAGGATCCCCAAGAGACCCATGATGAAGAAGACAGGAACCAATGCAAAGGCAATATACTCTAGGTGTTCAGCCTTGCCATCATTGCCATCAGTTTTAGTTGTCAAAGTAGTTGTCTGTAAGCCATAGCTTGATAAAACCTGGAGAAGCTCTCCATTACCTACGTAAACAAATAAACATAGTTATTACTATACACTGCAAATCCCTTGAAAGCATTTAGAAAATTACAAGCATGACCAAATCCCCCTAGCATCAGTGTCATGTACCTTCTGTGATGACCTGAATGGGCAACACATACTCTACTGGCTGAGAACTCACACCCATAACAGTAGATATACCCTCTTCATGAAATGATTACAAAACATCTAACATACAAAAAACCCATATGATATTTCTATTTCTTCAATACAACAGTGAAGAACAAATGATATTGTAGCCTGATAGGCTCGTAATCTCAACGAGAGGGCTCACATATTTCACTGAAGAACGATAGCACCATTGCTCCTTGTTCCCATCAGTGAGGAAAATGCCATACAATTCCTCTGGTCCTAAATTCATGCAGAGAATGAACAGGGAAGTACAGGATTTATTATTGACTCTTGCAAAGAAAAAGTATCAGGTTTGAGAGAAACAGCCTTGATTTTTCTTAGCAGTGGGATTTCACAGCAcaaaagaattaatattttccctCTACTTATCAGCATCAGGTGGTTTACAAATCTTAAACAAGTTAAGAATAATCCCATTTTGTATTTAAACTTGAAACAGGATGGGaaagaggctttttttgtttgcaaacaaTTTAAGTTGCAGCATAGGCACACGCTAACTTAATACCCACAATTAAGCATTTTTGCTTCAATTAAACTCTGAATTTAACAGATCTATATTCCACCTTACAGACTGTCCTTCTGAACTACAAATGAACTTCTGAAGTTCATTAGTCCAAAAGCTGCTAAAAGTGGCTCtgattagatcaggttgctcaggtaAACTCCATCTGAAGAATGGACATTCCACAACATTTatgggcaacctcttccaataTTTGCCCACTTTTATTGCCAATAtacacagttaaaataaaatctcagtaAAAGTATACAAGTTCAACTGTTCCACTAAATCCAAAATTGCATGTTTGCATACACAGAATTCCTTCCGAGCCTCTAGAGTTTGTACACACTCCCCACCCCATATAATAAAGATTTAATTATTAGTCTTCCAACATGCAAGAATATTCCTGCATTTCTACCCTCTATTCTTCTCCACTTCAGCTGAACAAAATTTTTTGGAGTATGAAAGAATGACAACaaaaaagactaataaaaaaatctaacatgATTTCAACATATTTTCCACCTACTTGTATTAAAACAGACAAGACAACTCACAATCTTTCCATTAATCAAACTGGTTGAAGGAATGAAGACTCATCAGAAAGCCATTTATGTGACAGTGACACTTTCACAATGGAAATGTCTGGAGCAATCAAATCcctcccttcaaaaaaaaataattaatgtaagCCTCCAAAAAATTGCCAAAAGACTTATTTCACAAACATTCTACTGCACTGGCTGTGCAACTGAGTTGTATTTGAAAAATACTAGTAAGGTAACAGATAACTAAGAAAAGATTTCTAAAACTGCAGTTAGACATTTACCTTAGTTTTCTTTATATGAAACACTAAACCTTTTCTTCTTaaagtatttctgaatttttcagGACAGTCCTGAGCTGTCAGTTCAGTAGTAACTCATgcacaagtgaaaaaataatGGCACTTCTTTGAAATAGCAATTGATAAAATTCCCATTAGCAAAAAGAAGCATTAAACATTTCTCTAAACTGATTTTCTAGACAATATTAGAAACAcggaaaaatagaaagaaatgcaaacaaactACTGAATAGATCACAAGGctaaatgctaaaataaaatctCAGGATGTTTGCTTTGCACAAAGCC encodes:
- the RELL1 gene encoding RELT-like protein 1 isoform X2, translating into MEGLSASPSFPSGNGELLQVLSSYGLQTTTLTTKTDGNDGKAEHLEYIAFALVPVFFIMGLLGILICHVLKKKGYRCTTEAEEVEEEEKVDEKIEMNETIHENSDTVGQIVNYIMKNEANADVLKAMVADSSVFEPESPLSPTSPGSPVSPGSPLSPGAVPFKHSCKGHHFHTVGGVIEKDVCTRCSHKRWHLIKPAHKSKEHRRSRLGEVTVLSVGRFRVTKVEHKSNSKERKSLMSVSGVESVNGDMPVTPTKQEDSETPATLGKPEAQERRSSE
- the RELL1 gene encoding RELT-like protein 1 isoform X1, producing the protein MAPPATGGIPPTAPSLGPTAAGLGNRSALGNGELLQVLSSYGLQTTTLTTKTDGNDGKAEHLEYIAFALVPVFFIMGLLGILICHVLKKKGYRCTTEAEEVEEEEKVDEKIEMNETIHENSDTVGQIVNYIMKNEANADVLKAMVADSSVFEPESPLSPTSPGSPVSPGSPLSPGAVPFKHSCKGHHFHTVGGVIEKDVCTRCSHKRWHLIKPAHKSKEHRRSRLGEVTVLSVGRFRVTKVEHKSNSKERKSLMSVSGVESVNGDMPVTPTKQEDSETPATLGKPEAQERRSSE